One segment of archaeon BMS3Bbin15 DNA contains the following:
- the purC gene encoding phosphoribosylaminoimidazole-succinocarboxamide synthase — protein MNSDWRISGDSMKLIYRGKAKDVYELDEDRVLIEFRDDLTAGDGAKKATKEGKGQLNAEISARFMELLSKNGIPTHFIKFEKPNRHVAKKVEIIRVEVICRNFATGSFVRRYPFKDGQELSPHVVEFGFKSDEYHDPMINEDIALALKLVSSEEEMKEMKRITLKVNDILSEFLLKKDIILVDFKLEFGYKGDGKLILADEISPDTCRFWDAETREIMDKDRFRRDLGDVLHFYREVKRRIEK, from the coding sequence ATGAACTCAGACTGGAGGATTTCAGGTGATAGTATGAAACTTATCTATAGAGGAAAGGCAAAAGATGTTTATGAGCTTGATGAAGATAGAGTGCTTATAGAGTTCAGAGACGACTTAACAGCCGGCGACGGAGCAAAAAAAGCCACTAAAGAAGGAAAAGGCCAGCTCAATGCGGAAATTTCCGCAAGATTTATGGAGCTTCTCAGTAAAAATGGAATACCAACTCATTTTATAAAATTTGAAAAGCCCAACAGACATGTCGCAAAGAAAGTTGAAATTATCAGGGTTGAGGTGATATGCAGGAATTTTGCCACTGGCAGCTTTGTCAGAAGATATCCTTTCAAAGATGGGCAGGAACTCTCACCGCATGTGGTTGAATTCGGTTTCAAGAGTGATGAATACCATGACCCGATGATTAACGAGGATATTGCCCTGGCTCTTAAACTTGTAAGCTCCGAGGAAGAAATGAAGGAAATGAAGAGAATAACCCTGAAAGTCAATGATATTCTCAGTGAATTCCTCTTAAAAAAAGACATTATACTCGTGGACTTTAAGCTGGAGTTTGGATATAAAGGAGATGGAAAGCTCATTCTTGCGGATGAAATAAGTCCAGATACCTGCCGGTTCTGGGATGCAGAGACCAGGGAGATAATGGACAAGGATAGATTCAGAAGGGACCTTGGCGATGTACTTCATTTCTACAGGGAAGTCAAAAGAAGAATAGAAAAATAG
- the carA gene encoding carbamoyl-phosphate synthase small chain: MKAVLLLNDGTVIEGSGFGAKAEVYGEVVFSTSMTGYQEALTDPSYSGQILTLTYPLIGNYGINTEYFESERINVEGFVIKENCQEPSHRSSFENIDDFLREQNIPGIAGVDTRALTIKLREYGVIQGALKTSKEDIDVHKLMEKSLAQKPYGEKDLVRKVTTKKILQYGSGEERIAVIDCGMKWSIRKNLLKRGFSVSVIPAFSKAKEILDLEPQGIVISPGPGDPVQAPYVTETIKDLMNHEIPTFGICLGHQMLALASGAHTFKLKFGHRGANQPVKDLSTGRVYITSQNHGFGVSSESLEGTEFEQTFVNLNDGTCEGLKHRSLPIMTTQFHPEASPGPKDTEYMFDVFADMVHNYAKKR, translated from the coding sequence ATGAAGGCTGTACTTTTACTTAACGATGGCACTGTAATAGAGGGCTCAGGATTTGGGGCTAAAGCTGAGGTCTACGGAGAGGTGGTCTTTTCAACCAGTATGACAGGCTATCAGGAAGCTTTAACAGACCCCAGCTACAGTGGCCAGATTCTAACTCTGACATATCCTCTGATTGGTAACTATGGTATAAACACCGAATATTTTGAGAGTGAAAGAATAAATGTCGAAGGTTTTGTCATAAAGGAGAATTGTCAGGAGCCCAGCCACCGGAGCAGTTTTGAGAATATTGACGATTTTCTAAGAGAACAGAACATTCCGGGTATAGCTGGCGTGGATACAAGAGCACTGACAATAAAGCTGAGAGAGTACGGTGTGATTCAGGGTGCATTGAAAACAAGCAAAGAAGATATAGATGTGCACAAACTCATGGAAAAGTCACTTGCCCAGAAACCCTACGGAGAGAAAGACCTGGTAAGAAAAGTTACAACAAAGAAGATACTTCAATATGGCAGTGGAGAAGAGAGAATAGCTGTGATAGACTGCGGCATGAAGTGGAGTATAAGGAAAAACCTTTTGAAGAGAGGCTTTTCGGTTAGTGTAATTCCAGCCTTTTCAAAAGCAAAGGAAATTCTTGACCTGGAGCCGCAGGGTATAGTAATCTCCCCCGGTCCCGGGGATCCTGTTCAGGCACCCTATGTCACAGAGACAATAAAGGATTTGATGAACCACGAAATTCCAACCTTTGGTATATGCCTCGGACACCAGATGCTTGCCCTGGCTTCGGGTGCACATACATTCAAACTAAAATTCGGGCACCGTGGAGCAAACCAGCCTGTGAAAGATTTGAGCACAGGCAGAGTATATATAACCTCACAAAATCACGGCTTTGGTGTGAGTAGTGAAAGCCTTGAAGGTACTGAATTCGAGCAGACTTTTGTAAACCTGAATGACGGTACCTGCGAAGGACTTAAACACAGAAGTCTACCAATAATGACGACCCAGTTCCATCCCGAGGCAAGCCCGGGACCAAAAGATACAGAGTACATGTTTGATGTTTTTGCTGATATGGTGCATAACTATGCCAAAAAGAGATGA
- a CDS encoding indolepyruvate oxidoreductase subunit beta, whose product MIKNILIAGVGGQGILFITNILGKAAIAQNLNVRASETHGMAQRGGSVVSHVRIGSARAPLIPQGEADYLVALEPVEALRYLSYISKKCRALVSTFRIVPSAAQSGIGIYPPLEGILENLMRYAEVFPVDAYSLAKTAGNPLTGNTVMLGALSTMEDFPLKQDVLKETLLSQVSPETADINLRAFELGRKAVKK is encoded by the coding sequence ATGATTAAAAATATTCTCATTGCCGGTGTTGGAGGTCAGGGTATACTGTTTATAACCAATATACTTGGGAAGGCTGCAATAGCCCAGAATCTGAATGTCAGGGCCAGTGAGACTCATGGCATGGCCCAGCGTGGCGGAAGTGTTGTATCTCATGTAAGAATAGGCAGTGCCAGAGCACCTTTGATTCCTCAGGGCGAAGCGGACTATCTTGTGGCTCTCGAGCCTGTTGAAGCTCTGCGATATCTCAGTTATATAAGTAAAAAATGCAGAGCCCTTGTTTCGACTTTCAGAATAGTACCCTCAGCAGCCCAGTCAGGAATAGGTATATATCCTCCCCTCGAAGGTATCCTTGAGAATCTCATGAGATATGCAGAGGTTTTCCCTGTGGATGCCTATAGTCTTGCAAAAACGGCAGGTAATCCTCTCACAGGCAATACAGTAATGCTGGGTGCTCTCTCCACAATGGAGGATTTCCCTCTCAAGCAGGATGTGCTGAAAGAAACTCTTCTCAGCCAGGTATCTCCTGAAACTGCAGATATAAACTTAAGAGCATTTGAACTCGGTAGAAAGGCTGTAAAAAAATGA
- a CDS encoding universal stress protein family protein: MGKDVIEKVLVALDGSVGSIKALYMGVKLAKSLGSELKYVYIAPMNDIYQYDLVGEAQFEETLKSFKEEGRNLRELLSERGKRALEIANTSIKESGVVAEEIVRIGNNSEEIVKAAREIGTDIIIIGVNLPNPAFKNSTAQEVVESSPCSVLVVAPTWSTFISK; this comes from the coding sequence ATGGGAAAAGATGTAATTGAAAAGGTGCTTGTGGCTCTTGATGGGAGTGTTGGCTCAATCAAAGCCCTGTATATGGGGGTTAAGCTTGCCAAGAGTCTTGGTTCTGAGCTTAAATATGTATATATAGCGCCAATGAACGATATTTATCAGTATGATTTGGTGGGTGAGGCACAGTTTGAAGAAACTCTTAAGTCCTTTAAAGAAGAGGGCAGAAACCTCAGGGAACTCCTAAGTGAAAGAGGGAAAAGAGCTCTTGAAATAGCAAATACAAGTATAAAGGAGAGCGGGGTAGTGGCAGAGGAGATTGTAAGAATAGGAAACAATTCCGAAGAAATTGTGAAAGCTGCCAGAGAGATTGGTACGGACATAATTATAATAGGAGTTAATCTGCCAAATCCAGCATTTAAAAACAGTACTGCTCAGGAAGTGGTTGAAAGTTCGCCTTGCAGTGTGCTTGTGGTGGCCCCAACATGGTCAACATTCATATCAAAGTAA
- a CDS encoding NAD-dependent malic enzyme, translated as MQERIDEKKLSSIKGKQEEALKLHAFYRGKIEITPRCRIKDIEDLSVWYTPGVAAPARDIAENPGKVYTHTNKGNTVAIVTDGSRVLGLGNIGPEGALPVMEGKALLFKYLGGVDAIPLCINTEDPEEIIKFCRWIEPGFGAISLEDIEKPKCFTIVERLREELNIPVWHDDQLGTATVTLAAIINSLRLVGKNKKDVKIAMIGAGSANVTIFRLIIKYGFSPQNIVVVDTRGIIYRGREDIKNPENVKKREIAEASNRENIRGGVPEAMKDADICIAFSKPGPGIIKKEWVSSMASDAIVIAGANPIPEIWPWEAKEAGARVVATGRSDFPNQVNNSLVFPAILRGALDVMATKITDGMAIAAAEEVAGFAQERGISEEYILPTMEDWDVYPREAAAVGIKAMNEKVARVKKTRKELIKNATMIIKRARKETEVLMDQGIIPMPVEESEKSA; from the coding sequence ATGCAGGAAAGGATTGATGAAAAAAAACTTTCGTCCATAAAGGGAAAACAAGAAGAAGCTCTGAAACTACATGCTTTTTACAGGGGAAAGATTGAAATTACTCCCAGATGTAGAATTAAGGACATAGAAGACCTTTCCGTATGGTACACTCCCGGGGTTGCAGCACCTGCCAGAGATATAGCTGAAAATCCCGGAAAAGTATATACACATACAAACAAGGGGAATACTGTTGCCATTGTTACGGATGGCTCCAGGGTTCTTGGTCTGGGAAACATAGGACCAGAAGGTGCATTGCCTGTGATGGAAGGGAAAGCACTTTTATTCAAATATCTTGGGGGTGTGGATGCAATTCCCCTGTGCATCAATACAGAAGACCCTGAAGAAATAATAAAATTCTGCAGATGGATTGAGCCAGGTTTCGGTGCTATAAGCTTGGAAGATATTGAAAAACCCAAATGCTTCACCATAGTTGAGAGACTCAGAGAGGAGCTGAATATTCCTGTGTGGCACGATGACCAGCTTGGCACTGCCACAGTAACACTGGCAGCAATCATAAATAGCTTAAGACTGGTGGGAAAGAATAAAAAAGATGTAAAAATCGCCATGATAGGAGCAGGGTCAGCCAATGTTACAATATTTCGCCTTATAATAAAATATGGATTTTCTCCACAGAACATTGTTGTAGTGGATACCAGAGGGATAATATATAGAGGGAGAGAGGACATTAAAAACCCGGAAAATGTGAAAAAAAGGGAGATTGCAGAGGCTTCAAACAGGGAAAATATCAGGGGTGGTGTGCCGGAAGCAATGAAGGATGCGGATATCTGCATAGCATTTTCGAAACCAGGCCCGGGAATCATTAAAAAGGAATGGGTTTCTTCCATGGCATCAGATGCGATTGTTATTGCCGGTGCTAACCCTATACCTGAAATATGGCCATGGGAAGCAAAAGAAGCTGGTGCAAGAGTGGTAGCTACAGGGAGGTCAGATTTTCCAAATCAGGTGAACAATTCCCTTGTTTTTCCAGCCATATTAAGAGGTGCCCTGGACGTGATGGCAACAAAAATTACTGATGGAATGGCAATTGCCGCTGCAGAAGAAGTGGCAGGTTTTGCCCAGGAAAGGGGTATATCAGAGGAATATATCCTCCCAACCATGGAAGACTGGGATGTATATCCCAGAGAGGCTGCTGCAGTTGGAATAAAAGCCATGAATGAAAAAGTTGCCAGGGTGAAAAAAACAAGAAAAGAACTCATTAAAAATGCCACCATGATTATAAAAAGAGCCCGGAAGGAGACAGAGGTGCTGATGGACCAGGGGATAATTCCCATGCCTGTGGAAGAATCAGAAAAATCAGCTTAA
- a CDS encoding ferredoxin, with amino-acid sequence MQRMQSLLKIGCPAVGWKKGRAKIISELCTGCDLCIRVCPVEAIGRNEND; translated from the coding sequence ATGCAGAGGATGCAGAGCCTCCTGAAGATAGGATGCCCTGCTGTTGGCTGGAAAAAAGGAAGAGCAAAGATAATTTCTGAACTATGCACCGGCTGCGACCTCTGCATAAGAGTTTGTCCTGTTGAAGCCATAGGGAGAAATGAAAATGATTAA
- the carB_2 gene encoding carbamoyl-phosphate synthase large chain, whose product MPKRDDIKKIIVIGSGPIIIGQAAEFDYSGSQACKSLRAEGYEVILVNSNPATIQTDSEIADKIYMEPLTPDIVAKIIEKERPEGFLGTMGGQTGLNLTAQLAEAGVFEKYGVNVLGTGVETIKKAEDRELFAQFIRDIGEPVPQSFAVSSLEEALKAVDKIGYPVIIRPAYTLGGTGGGFAHNREELEEIVTRGVDASMVNQVLIEKSLLGWYEYEYEVMRDTNDNCITICNMENIDPMGIHTGESIVVAPAQTLSDREHQILRSAALKIIRALEIAGGCNIQFAVNPEKWEYHVIEVNPRVSRSSALASKATGYPIAKISAKIAVGFTLDEIPNDVTKETPASFEPALDYIVTKIPRWPFDKFRDAEKHIGTQMKSTGEVMAIGRSFEESLQKAIRSLDIKRNGLCCDGRKPETDIKKIEDNLFNPTDKRIFYIYDALKAGVSVERIVELTKISPFFIYKIMNILEMERTLSEYTLETVNEKLIKNAKNLGFSDIQIANIIDVGEERIRKKRKKLGVTPAFKMVDTCAAEFEAKTPYYYSTYDSGDEIKSSRKKKVMIIGGGPIRIAQGIEFDYCCVHASLTLRKEGVESIIVNNNPETVSTDYDISNRLYFEPITLEDVLEVIEKENIYGVIVQFGGQTPLNLAMPLAERDINILGTSPENIDRAEDRERFTEVLQKLEIPQAEYGTATNLEKAREIAEKIGYPVLVRPSYVLGGRAMEIVYDESQLERYMQEAISVSEKHPVLVDKFLENAIEIDMDAVSDSHDVFIGGIMEHIEHAGIHSGDSACVLPPQNISREVTEKIKDYTIKLARELKVIGLLNVQYAVKDGKVYVLEANPRASRTVPYVSKAIGVPLAKLATKVMMGKKLSELGYIGERKIKHVAVKEAVFPFLKLPGVDPVLGPEMKSTGEVMGIDFDFGRAYYKAQIAAGNNLPDKGKVFISVARRHRQGIADIAKRLHDLGFDILATDGTSRCLAREGIPAEVVRKVSEGKPNILDLMRRHEIDLIINTPTAGKVPYSDGYYIRRYAVELKIPYITTLAAAEATCRAIESMKEGEIAIRSLEEYYSEHFNELRLEDFR is encoded by the coding sequence ATGCCAAAAAGAGATGATATTAAAAAAATAATAGTTATAGGCTCAGGGCCCATAATTATAGGTCAGGCAGCAGAATTCGACTACTCGGGAAGCCAGGCCTGTAAATCCCTCAGAGCAGAGGGCTATGAGGTTATCCTTGTAAATTCAAATCCTGCCACAATCCAGACAGACAGCGAAATTGCAGATAAAATTTACATGGAACCCCTAACTCCCGATATTGTGGCAAAAATAATAGAGAAGGAGAGACCGGAGGGTTTTCTTGGAACAATGGGAGGGCAAACTGGTCTGAACCTGACTGCCCAGCTTGCTGAAGCCGGAGTTTTCGAGAAGTATGGTGTAAATGTACTTGGAACAGGCGTTGAAACAATAAAGAAGGCAGAGGACAGAGAGCTATTTGCCCAATTTATAAGAGATATAGGCGAACCCGTCCCACAGAGTTTTGCTGTCAGTAGCCTTGAAGAAGCTTTAAAAGCTGTAGATAAAATTGGTTACCCTGTGATAATAAGGCCAGCATACACTCTTGGTGGTACAGGAGGAGGTTTTGCCCACAACAGAGAGGAACTGGAAGAGATAGTTACAAGAGGCGTAGATGCAAGCATGGTTAATCAGGTTCTCATTGAAAAATCTCTCCTAGGCTGGTATGAGTACGAGTATGAAGTTATGCGGGATACAAATGATAACTGCATAACCATATGCAACATGGAGAATATTGACCCTATGGGAATTCACACAGGTGAAAGTATAGTCGTTGCCCCTGCTCAGACTCTGAGTGACAGAGAACACCAGATTCTCAGAAGCGCTGCTCTGAAGATAATAAGGGCACTGGAGATTGCTGGAGGCTGCAATATCCAGTTTGCTGTTAACCCCGAAAAGTGGGAATATCATGTTATAGAAGTCAATCCGAGAGTATCCCGCTCTTCAGCTCTCGCAAGCAAGGCAACAGGCTATCCTATTGCAAAGATATCTGCCAAAATTGCAGTGGGTTTTACTCTGGATGAAATACCAAATGACGTTACAAAAGAGACTCCAGCCAGTTTTGAGCCTGCCCTGGACTATATTGTAACAAAAATACCGAGATGGCCTTTTGATAAGTTCAGAGATGCGGAAAAGCATATTGGTACGCAGATGAAAAGCACCGGCGAGGTTATGGCAATAGGCAGGAGCTTTGAAGAGAGCCTTCAGAAAGCTATCAGGAGTCTGGATATAAAACGCAATGGCTTATGCTGTGACGGCAGAAAACCTGAAACAGATATAAAGAAAATCGAAGATAATCTATTTAATCCCACAGATAAGAGAATTTTTTATATATACGATGCTTTAAAAGCAGGAGTATCTGTTGAAAGAATTGTCGAACTAACAAAGATATCACCCTTTTTCATATATAAAATCATGAATATCCTTGAGATGGAAAGAACTCTTTCAGAATATACTCTCGAAACTGTTAATGAGAAGCTTATAAAAAATGCAAAAAATCTTGGTTTCAGTGACATACAGATTGCAAATATAATAGACGTAGGAGAAGAAAGGATAAGAAAAAAGAGGAAGAAGCTGGGTGTCACGCCTGCATTTAAAATGGTGGATACCTGTGCTGCCGAGTTCGAGGCTAAGACACCATATTACTACTCCACCTATGATAGTGGTGATGAAATTAAAAGCAGTAGAAAAAAGAAAGTTATGATTATAGGCGGAGGACCGATAAGAATTGCTCAGGGAATAGAGTTCGATTACTGCTGTGTCCATGCCTCTTTAACTCTTCGCAAGGAGGGCGTGGAGAGTATTATAGTGAACAACAACCCCGAAACAGTTTCAACAGACTATGATATAAGCAACAGGTTATACTTTGAGCCAATAACCCTGGAGGACGTCCTTGAAGTAATTGAAAAGGAGAATATTTACGGCGTTATAGTGCAGTTTGGAGGTCAGACACCTTTAAATCTCGCCATGCCTCTCGCAGAGAGAGATATAAATATTCTTGGCACCTCGCCAGAGAATATAGACAGGGCAGAAGACAGGGAACGTTTTACAGAAGTGCTCCAGAAGCTTGAAATACCTCAGGCAGAGTACGGCACAGCCACAAATCTGGAAAAAGCCAGAGAGATTGCAGAGAAAATAGGCTATCCTGTGCTTGTAAGGCCCAGTTATGTGCTCGGTGGAAGAGCCATGGAGATAGTTTATGATGAAAGCCAGCTTGAGAGATATATGCAGGAAGCAATTTCTGTCAGTGAGAAGCACCCTGTACTGGTGGATAAGTTCCTTGAGAATGCAATTGAAATAGACATGGATGCAGTGAGTGACAGCCATGATGTTTTCATCGGAGGGATTATGGAGCATATTGAACATGCAGGAATACATTCTGGCGATAGTGCCTGCGTTTTACCTCCACAGAATATTAGCAGGGAGGTAACAGAAAAAATTAAGGATTATACAATAAAGCTGGCAAGAGAACTTAAAGTCATAGGCCTTCTCAATGTGCAGTATGCGGTTAAGGATGGTAAGGTATATGTGCTGGAGGCAAATCCCAGAGCTTCGAGAACTGTACCCTATGTAAGCAAGGCAATTGGCGTACCTCTGGCAAAACTCGCGACAAAAGTGATGATGGGAAAAAAACTGAGTGAACTCGGTTATATAGGTGAGAGGAAGATAAAACATGTGGCAGTGAAGGAAGCTGTCTTCCCATTCCTGAAGCTCCCGGGTGTTGACCCCGTGCTGGGTCCTGAAATGAAAAGCACAGGCGAAGTCATGGGAATAGATTTCGACTTTGGGAGAGCTTACTACAAGGCTCAGATTGCAGCAGGCAATAATCTACCAGATAAAGGAAAGGTGTTTATAAGTGTAGCAAGAAGACACCGTCAGGGTATAGCAGATATAGCAAAAAGGCTACATGACCTGGGTTTTGATATTCTTGCCACTGATGGCACATCTAGATGTCTTGCCAGAGAAGGTATTCCAGCAGAAGTGGTTAGGAAAGTCAGTGAGGGTAAGCCAAATATTCTGGATTTAATGCGCAGACATGAAATTGACTTAATAATCAACACCCCCACGGCAGGAAAGGTGCCTTACAGTGATGGCTATTATATAAGGAGATATGCTGTTGAGCTTAAAATACCCTACATAACAACCCTTGCCGCTGCTGAGGCGACATGCAGGGCAATAGAGAGTATGAAAGAGGGTGAAATTGCTATAAGGAGTCTTGAAGAATACTATTCTGAGCATTTCAATGAACTCAGACTGGAGGATTTCAGGTGA